The following coding sequences lie in one Capsicum annuum cultivar UCD-10X-F1 chromosome 5, UCD10Xv1.1, whole genome shotgun sequence genomic window:
- the LOC107866107 gene encoding BURP domain-containing protein BNM2A-like — protein MVEGNSQLPPQFYKQGAEDNHQRALKENEQIDSSSHMDHVHPSLRSFFLIDELKLGKAITVSFPRRDFSSSLQFLPKEVANSIPFSLKELPNLLQRLLFSKDTPQATAMEVTLRICEDSPIKGETKYCATSVRGGNARFCARNLGRKNTTNFSEDSNTLLLQNYTILDAPQDVAAP, from the coding sequence ATGGTTGAAGGGAATTCCCAATTACCCCCGCAGTTCTATAAACAAGGAGCAGAAGACAATCATCAACGAGCTCTAAAAGAGAATGAACAAATCGACTCATCATCCCATATGGATCATGTCCATCCTTCTCTACGAAGCTTCTTCCTTATAGATGAGTTGAAGTTGGGGAAAGCAATTACTGTCTCCTTTCCAAGAAGGGATTTTTCTTCTTCGCTTCAATTCTTACCCAAAGAAGTGGCCAATTCCATTCCATTTTCACTGAAGGAACTCCCAAACCTTCTTCAACGTTTATTGTTCTCTAAAGACACTCCACAAGCAACAGCCATGGAAGTTACATTGAGAATATGTGAAGATTCACCCATAAAGGGAGAGACAAAGTACTGTGCCACATCCGTGCGTGGAGGCAATGCTCGATTTTGTGCAAGGAATCTTGGGAGAAAAAACACAACTAATTTCTCAGAGGACTCAAATACCCTTCTTCTTCAAAACTATACTATTTTGGATGCTCCACAAGATGTTGCAGCTCCTTAG